One window from the genome of Halomicrobium zhouii encodes:
- the carB gene encoding carbamoyl-phosphate synthase large subunit has product MTEDEDRTILLIGSGPIQIGQAAEFDYSGAQACRALQEEGARVVLVNSNPATIMTDPEMADKVYLEPINTEAISEIIRKENPDGVIAGLGGQTGLNVTAELAEEGVLEEYDVDVMGTPLDTIYATEDRDLFRQRMQNIGEPVARSTTISLDEDESVTDFDEEAFRGRVEDAVDEVGGLPVISRTTYTLGGSGSGVVDDMDELVERVRKGLRLSRNSEVLVTESISGWVELEYEVMRDADDSCIIICNMENIDPMGIHTGESTVVTPSQVIPDEGHQQMRDSALKVIRELGIEGGCNIQHAWRDDGTPGGEYRVVEVNPRVSRSSALASKATGYPIARVTAKVAMGKRLHEITNEITGQTTAAFEPAIDYVVTKVPRWPIDKFADVEFELTTAMKSTGEAMAIGRTFEESMLKALRSSEYDPAVDWDELGDDELEEEYLIRPTPDRPYAIFEAFARGYTVDDIVELTDIERWYVERFARIEEAAEAAQEGDFPTAAEAGFTDQEITAMAGGEFNDTHASWVPEEDLAEKGEDEVEAATDGGGVTVDDVEAETVDRDFKLVDTCAGEFEATTPYYYSTRDPVSGIDRNELQIDPDVESVVVVGGGPIRIGQGVEFDYCSVHAVRALEEAGIDAHVVNNNPETVSTDYDTSDGLFFEPVTAEEVADVVEATDADGVMVQFGGQTSVDIGHPLEQELDRRDLDCEIMGTSVDAMDLAEDRERFNSLMDDLGIAQAQGGTAFSEEEALELAHDIGYPVLVRPSYVLGGRAMDVVYNDEDLKTYIEEAVRVSPDKPILVDEFLSDAVELDVDAVADEDDVLIGGVMEHVETAGVHSGDSACMIPPRSDEIEAVMPRIREIAEEIADALDTVGLLNVQLAVRDGEVYVLEANPRSSRTVPFIAKTTGVPIAKIAAKVMAGASLDELDYEEQIPEQVSVKEVVLPFDRLKGSDPRLGPEMKSTGEVMGTAGSFGKAYQKAQQCVGKPIPLEGTAIVDLPVLGFEEHFDVRDFDDFADTDAIIQAIQDGDVDLVLSRDREVLEACVENTITYFSTLESAEAALEAINANDQPLSVQDVKARPKNQREWGR; this is encoded by the coding sequence ATGACAGAGGACGAGGACCGCACGATACTGCTTATCGGGAGCGGCCCGATCCAGATCGGACAGGCCGCCGAGTTCGACTACTCCGGCGCACAGGCGTGCCGTGCCCTGCAGGAAGAGGGTGCACGGGTCGTCCTGGTGAACTCGAACCCCGCGACGATCATGACCGACCCGGAGATGGCCGACAAGGTGTACCTCGAACCGATCAACACCGAGGCAATCTCGGAGATCATCCGCAAGGAGAACCCCGACGGCGTCATCGCCGGCCTCGGCGGCCAGACGGGGCTGAACGTCACCGCCGAACTCGCCGAGGAGGGCGTCCTCGAGGAGTACGACGTCGACGTGATGGGGACGCCGCTGGACACTATCTACGCGACGGAGGACCGGGACCTGTTCCGCCAGCGCATGCAGAACATCGGTGAGCCGGTCGCCCGCTCGACGACCATCTCGCTGGACGAGGACGAGTCGGTCACCGACTTCGACGAGGAGGCGTTCCGCGGGCGCGTCGAGGACGCCGTCGACGAGGTCGGCGGCCTTCCGGTCATCTCGCGGACGACGTACACCCTCGGCGGGTCGGGTTCGGGCGTCGTCGACGACATGGACGAACTCGTCGAGCGGGTCCGAAAGGGCCTGCGCCTCTCGCGCAACAGCGAGGTGCTGGTCACCGAGTCCATCTCCGGCTGGGTGGAACTCGAATACGAGGTGATGCGCGACGCAGACGACTCGTGTATCATCATCTGCAACATGGAGAACATCGACCCGATGGGGATCCACACCGGAGAGTCGACGGTCGTCACGCCCTCGCAGGTCATCCCCGACGAGGGCCACCAGCAGATGCGCGACTCCGCGCTGAAGGTCATCCGCGAACTCGGCATCGAGGGCGGCTGTAACATCCAGCACGCCTGGCGCGACGACGGCACGCCCGGCGGCGAGTACCGCGTCGTCGAGGTGAACCCGCGCGTCTCCCGCTCCTCGGCGCTGGCCTCCAAGGCGACGGGCTACCCCATCGCTCGCGTCACCGCCAAGGTCGCGATGGGCAAGCGCCTCCACGAGATCACCAACGAGATCACCGGCCAGACTACCGCGGCCTTCGAGCCGGCCATCGACTACGTCGTGACGAAGGTCCCGCGCTGGCCCATCGACAAGTTCGCCGACGTCGAGTTCGAGCTCACGACGGCGATGAAGTCCACCGGGGAGGCGATGGCCATCGGCCGCACCTTCGAGGAGTCGATGCTCAAGGCGCTGCGCTCCTCCGAGTACGACCCGGCCGTCGACTGGGACGAACTCGGCGACGACGAACTGGAGGAGGAGTACCTGATTCGTCCGACGCCGGACCGCCCCTACGCCATCTTCGAGGCGTTCGCTCGCGGCTACACCGTCGACGACATCGTCGAGCTGACCGACATCGAGCGGTGGTACGTCGAACGCTTCGCCCGCATCGAGGAAGCGGCGGAGGCCGCCCAGGAGGGCGACTTCCCGACGGCCGCCGAGGCCGGCTTCACCGACCAGGAGATCACCGCGATGGCCGGCGGCGAGTTCAACGACACCCACGCCTCCTGGGTCCCGGAGGAGGACCTGGCCGAGAAGGGCGAGGACGAGGTCGAGGCCGCGACAGACGGCGGCGGGGTCACCGTCGACGACGTCGAGGCAGAGACCGTCGACCGCGACTTCAAGCTCGTCGACACCTGTGCCGGCGAGTTCGAGGCGACGACGCCGTACTACTACTCGACGCGGGACCCCGTCTCGGGCATCGACCGCAACGAACTCCAGATCGACCCGGACGTCGAGAGCGTCGTCGTGGTCGGCGGCGGCCCCATCCGCATCGGGCAGGGCGTCGAGTTCGACTACTGCTCGGTCCACGCCGTTCGCGCGCTGGAGGAAGCTGGCATCGACGCCCACGTCGTGAACAACAACCCAGAGACCGTCTCGACGGACTACGACACCTCCGACGGCCTGTTCTTCGAACCCGTCACCGCCGAGGAGGTCGCCGACGTCGTCGAGGCCACCGACGCAGACGGCGTGATGGTCCAGTTCGGCGGGCAGACCTCCGTCGACATCGGGCACCCGCTCGAACAGGAACTCGACCGCCGCGACCTCGACTGTGAGATCATGGGAACCTCGGTCGACGCGATGGACCTGGCCGAGGACCGCGAGCGGTTCAACAGTCTGATGGACGACCTGGGCATCGCCCAGGCACAGGGCGGGACCGCCTTCTCCGAGGAGGAGGCCCTGGAACTCGCCCACGACATCGGCTACCCCGTCCTCGTGCGCCCGAGCTACGTGCTGGGTGGCCGCGCGATGGACGTCGTCTACAACGACGAGGACCTGAAGACATACATCGAGGAGGCCGTCCGCGTCAGTCCCGATAAACCCATTCTCGTGGACGAGTTCCTCTCTGACGCCGTCGAACTGGACGTCGACGCCGTCGCCGACGAGGACGACGTGCTCATCGGCGGCGTGATGGAACACGTCGAGACCGCCGGCGTCCACTCCGGCGACTCCGCCTGCATGATCCCGCCTCGCTCGGACGAGATCGAGGCCGTCATGCCGCGCATCCGCGAGATCGCCGAAGAGATCGCCGACGCGCTCGACACCGTCGGCCTCCTGAACGTCCAGCTCGCGGTCCGCGACGGCGAGGTCTACGTGCTGGAGGCGAACCCGCGCTCCTCGCGCACCGTTCCCTTCATCGCGAAGACCACGGGCGTCCCGATCGCCAAGATCGCGGCGAAGGTCATGGCCGGGGCCAGCCTCGACGAACTCGACTACGAGGAGCAGATCCCCGAGCAGGTCTCCGTGAAGGAGGTCGTCCTCCCCTTCGACCGCCTGAAGGGCTCGGATCCGCGCCTCGGCCCGGAGATGAAGTCCACGGGCGAGGTGATGGGCACCGCCGGCTCCTTCGGCAAGGCCTACCAGAAGGCCCAGCAGTGCGTCGGCAAGCCGATCCCCCTCGAGGGCACCGCCATCGTCGACCTGCCGGTACTCGGCTTCGAGGAGCACTTCGACGTGCGCGACTTCGACGACTTCGCAGACACCGACGCGATCATCCAGGCCATCCAGGACGGCGACGTCGACCTCGTGCTCTCCCGCGACCGCGAGGTGCTCGAAGCCTGCGTCGAGAACACGATCACCTACTTCTCGACTCTGGAGTCCGCCGAAGCCGCGCTGGAGGCCATCAACGCCAACGACCAGCCCCTCTCGGTGCAGGACGTGAAGGCCCGCCCCAAGAATCAGCGCGAGTGGGGCCGCTGA
- a CDS encoding RICIN domain-containing protein, translating into MPGTFTSWRTIVALAAAVLTLTAPAVAQTHGGPAQVDHAEAGATGFTWGSGDGGFGWGANVSDGWGWGDHDGREETNDGPNGADAELPDDSTVRVDEGVYRIESVANDRVLDVEGESAHNGSDVIQWGYHGGENQRWSVEHVGDGEYRIEAQHSGKVLDAAAWSHKNGANVLQWGFHGGDNQLWRFHEIADGQYAIENVNSGKVLDVPFGAERNGTSVQQWAYHGGDNQLFRLVEIDEDADDTETETETNDTETETDETETETETEDTETETDGNETETETDDTETETDDTDTEEDTETDTETETEIETETDTETETDDTETETETDTETNGTETESETETETTTESETETETETTTEPETETETDTESEPETETDTVTDTETETETETETETDTETATESETDDGSDGDGEQIADCDGTGVNSDDDGLTDCEESELGTDPEDPDTDGDGLPDGAEVEEDALLPDADPLHYDVYVEIDWIDDEFPMTDEELANVREAHANAPVENPDGENGIAVHFVRDEQVDQLGTFQPGEYYGNYANETYQCAGYHYAVVTDRDLGDAAGYGGNGAFSVISPVSQDYVFMHELGHSLGLTDVFDGIDSTRYTVEQYPSAMNYNAQGLIDYSDGTNSEVDHDDWGYIDESGFDPGWDGNCA; encoded by the coding sequence ATGCCTGGTACATTCACTAGCTGGCGGACTATCGTGGCCCTGGCGGCCGCGGTACTGACGCTGACGGCACCGGCGGTCGCACAGACACACGGCGGCCCGGCACAGGTCGACCACGCGGAGGCCGGCGCCACCGGCTTCACGTGGGGCAGTGGTGACGGCGGCTTCGGCTGGGGCGCCAACGTCTCCGATGGATGGGGCTGGGGTGACCACGACGGGCGCGAGGAGACGAACGACGGGCCGAACGGCGCCGACGCAGAACTCCCCGACGACTCGACGGTCCGGGTCGACGAGGGCGTCTATCGCATCGAATCCGTCGCGAACGACAGGGTACTGGACGTCGAGGGCGAATCGGCGCACAACGGCAGCGATGTCATTCAGTGGGGGTATCACGGCGGTGAGAACCAGCGCTGGAGCGTCGAACACGTCGGCGACGGCGAGTACCGAATCGAAGCACAGCACTCGGGCAAGGTCCTCGACGCCGCCGCCTGGTCGCACAAGAACGGCGCGAACGTCCTCCAGTGGGGCTTCCACGGTGGTGACAACCAGCTGTGGCGCTTCCACGAGATAGCGGACGGACAGTACGCCATCGAGAACGTCAACAGCGGCAAGGTCCTCGACGTCCCGTTCGGCGCCGAGCGCAACGGCACGAGCGTCCAGCAGTGGGCCTACCACGGTGGCGACAACCAGCTGTTCCGGCTCGTCGAAATCGACGAGGACGCGGACGACACCGAGACGGAGACGGAGACGAACGACACGGAAACCGAGACGGACGAGACAGAGACGGAAACCGAGACAGAAGACACCGAAACGGAGACGGACGGGAACGAGACCGAGACAGAGACGGACGATACCGAGACAGAGACCGACGACACCGACACGGAGGAGGACACGGAGACTGACACCGAGACGGAGACGGAAATCGAGACGGAGACTGACACGGAAACAGAGACCGACGACACTGAGACTGAGACGGAAACCGACACGGAGACGAACGGTACCGAGACGGAGTCCGAAACGGAAACTGAGACGACCACCGAATCGGAAACTGAGACGGAAACTGAGACGACCACCGAACCGGAAACTGAGACGGAAACCGACACCGAATCGGAACCTGAGACCGAGACTGACACGGTGACCGACACGGAAACTGAAACGGAGACGGAGACGGAGACCGAAACCGACACCGAGACTGCGACCGAGTCGGAGACCGACGACGGTTCAGACGGTGACGGCGAGCAGATCGCCGACTGCGACGGCACCGGCGTCAACTCGGACGACGACGGGCTGACCGACTGCGAGGAGAGCGAACTCGGGACCGACCCCGAGGACCCCGACACCGACGGCGACGGACTCCCGGACGGCGCCGAAGTCGAGGAAGACGCGCTGCTGCCCGACGCGGACCCGCTCCACTACGACGTCTACGTCGAGATCGATTGGATCGACGACGAGTTCCCCATGACGGACGAGGAGCTGGCCAACGTGCGCGAGGCTCACGCGAACGCGCCCGTCGAGAACCCCGACGGCGAGAACGGCATCGCCGTCCACTTCGTCAGGGACGAGCAGGTCGACCAGCTGGGGACGTTCCAGCCTGGTGAGTACTACGGGAACTACGCGAACGAGACCTACCAGTGTGCCGGCTACCACTACGCGGTCGTCACCGACCGGGACCTCGGTGACGCCGCGGGATACGGCGGCAACGGCGCCTTCAGCGTCATCTCGCCGGTCAGCCAGGACTACGTCTTCATGCACGAACTGGGTCACTCGCTGGGGCTCACCGACGTGTTCGACGGCATCGACAGCACCCGCTACACCGTCGAGCAGTACCCGAGCGCGATGAACTACAACGCCCAGGGACTGATCGACTACTCGGACGGCACCAACTCCGAGGTCGACCACGACGACTGGGGGTACATCGACGAGTCCGGGTTCGACCCCGGCTGGGACGGCAACTGCGCGTGA
- a CDS encoding sensor histidine kinase yields MTTSERTKEALGLFVVFGSGLGMVALHVVHVFRDDENFVTFLSGIFIPMILSLGLVAGGLWLWQSEVSGWAVLRVGAWCLVGSAVLGAGATLIVIYQQAKGVVLDDTLFVVGDAVSIGSVAGFVVGIYDTRQRWAREAVAVERDRSSRLSRQLSVVNRILRHDIRNGANVISGRAELIAQNGRADDEHVDAIKDRADALAALGEHAKSIEQMLREESTERQAVDLKPVVESVGDRVQQSYDAVDAEVATPERARVTAHPIVDLAVEHVVENAVEHNDAERPSVEIDARHVTRDGEAFVEVRVADDGPGIPESEVNVLERGYETPLEHGSGLGLWIVNWIVTESGGEVSFGENDPRGSVVTLRFEAETDGETS; encoded by the coding sequence GTGACGACATCTGAACGGACCAAAGAGGCGCTCGGGTTGTTCGTCGTCTTCGGCTCCGGCCTCGGGATGGTCGCACTCCACGTCGTCCACGTGTTCCGTGACGACGAGAACTTCGTCACCTTCCTCTCCGGAATCTTCATTCCGATGATCCTCTCGCTGGGGCTGGTCGCGGGCGGACTCTGGCTCTGGCAGTCTGAGGTGTCCGGGTGGGCGGTCCTTCGCGTCGGAGCCTGGTGTCTCGTCGGCAGCGCCGTCCTGGGGGCCGGCGCGACGTTGATCGTCATCTATCAGCAGGCGAAAGGGGTCGTGCTGGACGACACGCTGTTCGTCGTCGGCGACGCCGTCTCGATCGGTTCCGTCGCCGGGTTCGTCGTCGGAATCTACGACACCAGACAGCGGTGGGCTCGCGAGGCGGTCGCCGTCGAGCGCGACCGGTCCTCACGACTGAGCAGGCAACTCTCCGTCGTGAACCGGATCCTCCGCCACGACATCCGGAACGGGGCCAACGTGATCAGCGGGCGCGCCGAACTCATCGCACAGAACGGACGGGCAGACGACGAACACGTCGACGCCATCAAGGACCGAGCCGACGCCCTCGCCGCACTCGGCGAGCACGCCAAGTCCATCGAACAGATGCTCCGCGAGGAGTCAACGGAGCGACAGGCCGTCGACCTGAAGCCCGTCGTCGAATCCGTCGGAGACCGCGTGCAGCAGTCCTACGACGCCGTCGATGCGGAAGTCGCGACGCCGGAACGCGCTCGCGTCACCGCGCACCCGATCGTCGACCTGGCGGTCGAACACGTCGTCGAGAACGCGGTCGAACACAACGACGCCGAGCGCCCGTCCGTGGAGATAGACGCCAGACACGTCACCCGCGACGGCGAGGCGTTCGTGGAAGTTCGCGTCGCCGACGACGGTCCGGGCATCCCGGAGTCCGAGGTGAACGTGCTGGAACGGGGGTACGAGACCCCGCTCGAACACGGCAGCGGCCTGGGCCTCTGGATCGTCAACTGGATCGTGACCGAGTCCGGCGGCGAGGTCTCTTTCGGCGAGAACGATCCGCGTGGGAGCGTCGTGACGTTGCGCTTCGAGGCCGAGACCGACGGAGAGACGTCCTGA
- a CDS encoding outer membrane protein assembly factor BamB family protein, which produces MKAQTRTLSIVALAVLLLVSAAVAGLPASVLAQTTESTETNETQTAPQAADGSWSTDRGNAGRTAATSADGPEPYGKHSWHGGFRGIPTGAPTVANDTAYLPVLTERDSYEINGSVVAYDAATGEEKWERTDIGEPSGAPTVVDGTVYVSTTAFLPPNPASVDRNGDGGLYALDAETGAVEWVRNESVDWPLAPVFFGGELYAIEGPEALDIENRTSANKTVGSESLVALNPETGETTWSVPADRLLGIANGTVFVASDGDIVAYDTETRERLWTADSTGMSSRAGFAVTEGAIYAVADSDDGVRAAAFSTADGSVQWNWTLPNATSVSESVTVGDGGVFLTVDRRANGTAVVRLDGDTGAQEWRFSPPVGELIGGPTVANDSVYVGAMALPESGETREDGPDYSIPAVFAVDVSDGAQEWGHSFAEGPKINTAARAPSVAGGQLYLPFYESGLHAGRLSADLHALEASTDRPGQDSRPSDGVHERANPEPSVEANITFREEVGNDLAFSGFAYNDESAATNATIASAEWDVDGDGTFEHNRSSVEIWLEPCETQTVTLRVTTESGLTDTETRTFKNGI; this is translated from the coding sequence ATGAAAGCGCAGACACGCACGCTATCGATAGTTGCGCTCGCGGTGCTACTCCTGGTCTCGGCGGCTGTCGCCGGGCTTCCCGCGAGTGTACTTGCACAGACGACGGAATCGACCGAGACGAACGAAACCCAGACGGCGCCGCAGGCGGCCGACGGGTCGTGGTCGACCGACCGCGGAAACGCCGGTCGCACGGCCGCGACGTCGGCCGACGGACCCGAACCGTACGGAAAACACAGTTGGCACGGCGGGTTCAGGGGTATCCCAACCGGGGCGCCGACAGTCGCGAACGACACCGCCTACCTCCCGGTGCTAACCGAACGGGACAGCTACGAGATAAACGGTTCTGTCGTCGCCTACGACGCCGCCACCGGGGAAGAAAAGTGGGAACGCACCGATATCGGCGAGCCGAGCGGCGCACCGACCGTCGTCGACGGCACCGTTTACGTCTCGACGACGGCGTTCTTGCCGCCGAACCCGGCCTCCGTGGACCGGAACGGCGACGGCGGGCTCTACGCACTGGACGCCGAGACCGGAGCGGTCGAATGGGTACGAAACGAGTCAGTCGACTGGCCGTTGGCCCCGGTGTTCTTCGGCGGCGAACTGTACGCGATAGAGGGGCCCGAGGCACTCGACATCGAGAATCGGACGTCGGCGAACAAGACCGTCGGTTCCGAATCCCTGGTCGCGCTGAACCCGGAGACGGGCGAGACGACGTGGTCGGTGCCGGCCGACCGCCTGCTCGGCATCGCGAACGGCACGGTCTTCGTCGCTTCCGACGGCGACATCGTCGCCTACGATACCGAGACGCGTGAACGGCTGTGGACTGCCGATTCGACCGGAATGTCGTCCAGGGCCGGGTTCGCCGTCACCGAGGGTGCCATCTACGCGGTTGCAGATTCCGACGACGGCGTTCGTGCTGCCGCGTTCTCGACGGCCGACGGCTCAGTCCAGTGGAACTGGACTCTTCCGAACGCGACGTCGGTGAGCGAGTCGGTCACGGTCGGTGACGGTGGCGTATTCCTGACTGTCGACCGACGAGCGAACGGAACAGCGGTCGTTCGACTCGACGGCGACACCGGGGCCCAAGAGTGGCGATTTTCACCACCCGTCGGTGAACTCATCGGTGGGCCCACCGTCGCGAACGACAGCGTTTACGTCGGTGCGATGGCCCTCCCAGAGTCGGGAGAAACCAGGGAAGACGGACCGGATTACTCGATCCCCGCGGTGTTCGCAGTCGACGTGAGCGATGGCGCCCAGGAATGGGGGCACAGCTTTGCGGAGGGGCCGAAGATCAACACCGCTGCGCGGGCGCCGTCGGTAGCGGGCGGCCAGTTGTACCTTCCCTTCTACGAGTCGGGACTCCACGCCGGCCGGCTGTCTGCGGACTTGCACGCGCTCGAGGCGTCGACGGACCGGCCCGGTCAGGATAGTAGACCCTCTGACGGCGTCCACGAGCGGGCCAACCCGGAACCATCCGTCGAGGCGAACATCACGTTCCGAGAGGAAGTCGGCAACGACCTGGCGTTTTCGGGGTTCGCGTACAATGACGAGTCCGCCGCGACGAACGCGACCATCGCTTCCGCCGAGTGGGACGTCGATGGAGACGGGACCTTCGAACACAATCGTTCCAGCGTGGAAATCTGGCTCGAACCGTGTGAGACCCAGACCGTCACGCTACGGGTGACGACCGAAAGTGGCCTCACAGACACCGAAACGAGGACCTTCAAGAACGGTATCTGA
- a CDS encoding amidohydrolase family protein, protein MRLVDTHTHAWGHDTAELPWYSADLPPEWEGSYTHADLIADMDAADVDEGVLLPTSIYGRGERANEYTLRAVEAHPDRLWGVGVAKYFGDEAEQRRRVRRVTGHERMLGVRFHACFEYGPTPGEMNREADWVADDALDPLYDELAAQDGAVFVLPKPEQLSLLADVADAHPDVPIVVEHVAWPDEDTSPDEAPWTDFAALAERDNAYVKVSSIPRTSGEHWPYANVEGYVTNLLEWFGPERLMLGSDYPWLDSTATMDECLSWVEEADYLSARDVAYLSYRTFDDLRA, encoded by the coding sequence ATGCGCCTCGTCGACACACACACCCACGCATGGGGTCACGACACCGCCGAGCTGCCCTGGTACAGCGCCGACCTGCCGCCGGAGTGGGAGGGGTCCTACACCCACGCCGACCTGATCGCCGACATGGACGCCGCCGACGTCGACGAGGGAGTCCTCTTGCCCACGTCGATATACGGACGCGGTGAGCGAGCCAACGAGTACACGCTCCGCGCCGTCGAGGCCCACCCGGACCGCCTCTGGGGCGTCGGTGTGGCCAAGTACTTCGGCGACGAGGCCGAGCAGCGGCGACGCGTCCGGCGCGTGACGGGCCACGAGCGCATGCTCGGGGTGCGTTTCCACGCCTGCTTCGAGTACGGGCCGACGCCGGGGGAGATGAACCGCGAGGCGGACTGGGTCGCGGACGACGCGCTCGACCCGCTGTACGACGAACTCGCCGCCCAGGACGGGGCCGTCTTCGTCCTCCCGAAGCCCGAACAGCTCTCGCTACTCGCCGACGTCGCCGACGCCCACCCCGACGTGCCCATCGTGGTAGAGCACGTGGCGTGGCCCGACGAGGACACGTCTCCGGACGAAGCGCCGTGGACCGACTTCGCGGCGCTGGCCGAGCGCGACAACGCCTACGTCAAGGTGAGTTCGATCCCACGCACGTCGGGGGAGCACTGGCCGTATGCGAACGTCGAGGGATACGTCACGAACCTCCTGGAGTGGTTCGGCCCGGAGCGACTCATGCTCGGGTCGGACTACCCGTGGCTCGACAGCACCGCGACGATGGACGAGTGCCTCTCCTGGGTCGAGGAGGCCGACTACCTCTCGGCGCGCGACGTGGCCTATCTCTCGTACCGGACCTTCGACGACCTACGGGCCTAG
- a CDS encoding outer membrane protein assembly factor BamB family protein, with amino-acid sequence MSVAASTQAFAQTEVEQSDNSSVSADETTPAFSASSGASTVTTDDGPAPYASPSWSDSFTGEPTDDPVIVDDTAYVGVATERTVDTQVGAVAAYDTDAGALRWDRTGLGIPGGSPTVVDDTVYVATSAEVPRNPSMDPEDGEGGLYALDSETGETNWVRNETELWYGPVVHENDRLYATRGPDMVDVENRTGPTKSPTIGESSVVSLNPDTGETLWSVAADDLVGVTGDTAYAWSDDDIVAYDAETGNQRWSTAADRFIGVTNGTVYTAAGGDLVASDAATGDELWRTALPENVNLDTATVTTDAIYAVSNESADGARTYAFSTADGSVRWNVEVASDATSVNGPTVADGDVFVVAENGSRHSYDGGALVRLDAATGAEEWRFEPPTRGLYGAASVANDSVYVAGNALTEAGEPGEADEPPSAALYAIDRQSGDQLWGYAAGSFTYRSTTYETPTVVDGDLYVLSHGDTVYPQDSSAAFQVMTGSSTPPDEQHLPSDGFFEEDTAPRAAISTTETNPDDEFGENKTVVLNASASSVNRGNITTFEWDVDDDGTFERTGEEISVTLEPCTFRTVRLRVTTDGGATDTESVDLSNG; translated from the coding sequence GTGAGCGTCGCTGCGTCGACGCAGGCGTTCGCCCAGACTGAAGTCGAACAGTCCGACAACTCGTCGGTTTCGGCCGACGAGACGACGCCGGCGTTCAGCGCCAGTTCCGGTGCCTCGACGGTGACGACTGACGACGGCCCTGCGCCGTACGCGTCCCCCTCCTGGAGTGACAGCTTTACGGGCGAACCGACTGACGACCCGGTGATAGTCGATGATACAGCGTACGTCGGCGTCGCCACCGAACGCACCGTCGACACGCAAGTCGGTGCGGTCGCGGCGTACGATACCGATGCCGGCGCGCTTCGGTGGGACCGAACCGGGCTCGGTATTCCCGGTGGGTCACCGACGGTCGTCGACGACACCGTCTACGTCGCCACCAGCGCGGAAGTGCCGCGGAACCCGTCGATGGACCCCGAGGACGGCGAGGGAGGCCTCTACGCTCTCGATTCGGAGACGGGTGAAACGAACTGGGTCCGGAACGAGACCGAACTCTGGTACGGACCGGTCGTCCACGAGAACGACCGTCTCTACGCGACGCGCGGGCCCGACATGGTCGACGTCGAGAATCGAACGGGACCGACGAAGTCACCGACCATCGGCGAGAGCTCGGTGGTCTCGCTGAACCCTGACACCGGTGAGACGCTGTGGTCCGTCGCGGCAGACGACCTCGTCGGTGTCACCGGCGACACCGCATACGCGTGGTCCGACGACGACATCGTCGCGTACGATGCCGAGACCGGCAACCAGCGCTGGTCCACGGCTGCAGACCGGTTCATCGGTGTCACGAACGGTACTGTCTATACGGCGGCCGGTGGCGACCTGGTCGCCTCCGACGCGGCGACTGGCGACGAACTGTGGCGTACCGCGCTTCCCGAGAACGTGAACCTCGACACGGCGACGGTGACGACCGATGCCATCTACGCCGTGAGTAACGAATCCGCCGACGGGGCGAGGACGTACGCGTTCTCGACCGCGGACGGATCTGTGCGGTGGAACGTCGAGGTCGCGAGCGACGCGACGTCGGTGAACGGTCCGACCGTCGCCGACGGTGACGTGTTCGTCGTCGCCGAGAACGGAAGCCGCCACTCGTACGACGGGGGCGCCCTCGTCCGCCTCGACGCAGCCACCGGAGCCGAAGAGTGGCGCTTCGAACCACCGACGCGCGGCCTGTACGGCGCCGCGTCCGTCGCCAACGATAGCGTCTACGTCGCAGGGAACGCGCTCACGGAGGCCGGCGAACCGGGTGAAGCCGACGAACCGCCGAGTGCCGCTCTCTACGCCATCGACCGGCAGAGCGGTGACCAGCTGTGGGGATACGCCGCCGGTTCGTTCACCTACCGCTCCACCACGTACGAGACGCCGACTGTCGTAGACGGCGACCTCTACGTGCTCTCCCACGGTGACACGGTGTATCCACAGGATAGCAGCGCGGCGTTCCAGGTCATGACCGGTTCGTCGACGCCGCCCGACGAGCAGCACCTGCCATCGGATGGGTTCTTCGAGGAGGATACGGCGCCCAGGGCAGCGATCTCCACGACCGAGACGAACCCCGACGACGAGTTCGGCGAGAACAAGACGGTCGTGTTGAACGCGAGCGCGTCGTCGGTCAATCGCGGCAATATCACTACCTTCGAGTGGGACGTCGACGACGACGGTACCTTCGAGCGGACGGGTGAGGAGATTTCCGTGACGCTCGAACCGTGTACGTTCCGAACGGTACGGCTCCGGGTGACCACTGACGGGGGTGCGACGGACACCGAATCGGTCGACCTCTCCAACGGCTAG